A region from the Amycolatopsis camponoti genome encodes:
- a CDS encoding FHA domain-containing protein FhaB/FipA, with amino-acid sequence MPELVVQLTRVGFLVLLWLFVLAALRVVRSDLYAASGMRVQVPTFGRKKEKKPRNSKSPQQLLVTHGALAGTRIALDGRPILIGRADDSTLVLDDDYASTRHARIAQRGEDWYVEDLGSTNGTYLDRAKVTAPLRVPLGVPIRIGKTVIELRP; translated from the coding sequence GTGCCAGAGCTGGTCGTACAACTCACCAGGGTGGGCTTCCTCGTGCTGCTCTGGCTCTTCGTGCTCGCCGCGCTCAGAGTCGTCCGCTCGGACCTCTACGCGGCTTCGGGTATGCGCGTCCAGGTGCCGACCTTCGGACGCAAGAAAGAGAAGAAGCCGCGCAACAGCAAGTCGCCGCAGCAGCTGCTGGTGACCCACGGCGCGCTGGCCGGAACCCGCATCGCGCTCGACGGGCGGCCGATCCTCATCGGCCGTGCCGACGACTCCACGTTGGTGCTCGACGACGACTACGCGTCGACCCGGCACGCCCGGATCGCCCAACGCGGTGAGGACTGGTACGTGGAAGATCTGGGCTCGACGAACGGGACGTATCTCGACCGGGCTAAGGTCACTGCACCCCTCCGGGTCCCGCTCGGAGTCCCCATCCGGATCGGCAAGACGGTGATCGAGCTTCGCCCATGA
- a CDS encoding DUF3662 and FHA domain-containing protein — protein sequence MSRVERFDRRLENLVGNTFARMFGGNVVTQEVAIALERESEENVRELAGGRQLAPNHYIVSLGAADHERMAGDEQRVTQVLAKAVAEHLAAEGLDTYGDVVVSLERNEALHTGQFKTRSSVDPDARPSGAGSPRSARPSNAGDPAMSQPPGYGQYDQGDPYGQQGQYGYGQQGGQQPGYDQGYGQQQQGGYDQYGQPQQGGAYDQGYAQQQGGYDQGGYAQPQQGGYEQGGYAQPQGGGYDQGGYAQPQQGGYDQGGYQQGGYDQYAGQQQPGYDQYGGQQQGGYDQYGQQQAYGQPAGDPYGQQQGGYAPPAAGRQLAASLQLDDGSNRTYSLKQGGNVVGRGQDADFRLPDTGVSRRHLEITWDGQSATLADIGSTNGTTVNGTPVQTWQLADGDVIRVGHSSLVFRTQG from the coding sequence GTGAGCCGCGTCGAGCGTTTTGACAGACGCCTCGAGAACCTGGTGGGGAACACTTTCGCGCGCATGTTCGGTGGCAACGTCGTCACGCAGGAAGTGGCGATCGCCCTGGAACGGGAGAGTGAGGAGAACGTTCGTGAGCTGGCAGGCGGTCGACAGCTCGCCCCCAATCACTACATCGTGTCCCTGGGGGCAGCTGACCACGAGCGCATGGCCGGTGACGAGCAACGGGTCACCCAGGTGCTGGCCAAGGCGGTGGCGGAACACCTCGCCGCCGAGGGCCTGGACACCTATGGTGACGTCGTCGTATCACTCGAGCGCAACGAGGCGCTGCATACTGGACAGTTCAAGACCCGTTCGTCCGTCGATCCCGACGCCCGCCCCTCAGGCGCCGGTTCACCGCGGTCGGCACGACCCAGCAACGCAGGAGACCCAGCAATGAGCCAGCCCCCCGGCTACGGCCAATACGACCAGGGTGACCCGTACGGCCAGCAGGGCCAATACGGCTACGGACAGCAGGGTGGCCAGCAGCCCGGGTACGACCAGGGTTATGGCCAGCAGCAGCAGGGCGGCTACGACCAGTACGGCCAGCCGCAGCAGGGTGGGGCCTACGACCAGGGTTACGCCCAGCAGCAGGGTGGTTACGACCAGGGTGGTTACGCCCAGCCCCAGCAGGGCGGCTACGAACAAGGCGGCTACGCCCAGCCCCAGGGCGGTGGTTACGACCAGGGCGGCTACGCCCAGCCCCAGCAAGGTGGCTACGACCAGGGCGGCTACCAGCAGGGCGGGTACGACCAGTACGCCGGCCAGCAGCAGCCCGGGTACGACCAGTACGGCGGCCAGCAGCAGGGCGGCTACGACCAGTACGGCCAGCAGCAGGCGTACGGCCAGCCCGCCGGCGACCCGTACGGCCAGCAGCAGGGCGGCTACGCCCCGCCCGCGGCCGGCCGGCAGCTCGCGGCGAGCCTGCAGCTCGACGACGGCTCGAACCGGACGTACTCGCTCAAGCAGGGCGGGAACGTCGTGGGTCGCGGCCAGGACGCCGACTTCCGCCTCCCGGACACCGGCGTCTCGCGCCGGCACCTGGAGATCACCTGGGACGGCCAGAGCGCGACGCTCGCCGACATCGGCTCGACCAACGGAACGACCGTGAACGGCACTCCGGTCCAGACCTGGCAGCTCGCGGACGGCGACGTCATCCGGGTGGGGCACTCCTCACTCGTGTTCCGTACGCAGGGCTGA
- a CDS encoding S1 family peptidase, which produces MRLRALLAAVVLTITATPAALAAPGVAHGSDVPAGRFGFVAKLAMTKIPRPDGSTYGSYCTGALIAPAWILTTGHCFHDANRNRVSGKTPYPTTAALGLVDEATESGVARKVTEVVQAKESDVALIKLDTPVTTVQPLTVNHAVPTVGQQLTLAGWGSLTGTNPKPATRMQQGTVAVAKVDPTTLGVRGAAPEITTSACTYDSGAPYFTGTELVAVEATGPGCPHAGIETTSRADILAPWIAKTTS; this is translated from the coding sequence ATGCGCCTGCGCGCTCTGCTCGCCGCTGTTGTCCTGACCATCACCGCCACCCCTGCCGCCTTGGCCGCGCCAGGGGTCGCCCACGGCTCGGACGTCCCCGCGGGCCGGTTCGGGTTCGTCGCGAAGCTCGCGATGACGAAGATCCCGCGCCCCGACGGCTCGACGTACGGCAGCTACTGCACGGGCGCCCTGATCGCCCCGGCCTGGATCCTGACGACCGGCCACTGCTTCCACGACGCGAACCGCAACCGCGTCTCCGGCAAGACCCCGTACCCCACGACGGCGGCGCTGGGCCTGGTCGACGAAGCCACGGAATCCGGGGTGGCCCGCAAGGTGACCGAGGTGGTCCAGGCCAAAGAGAGCGACGTGGCCCTGATCAAGCTCGACACCCCGGTGACCACGGTCCAGCCCCTGACCGTGAACCACGCCGTCCCGACGGTCGGGCAGCAGCTGACCCTGGCGGGCTGGGGCAGCCTGACGGGCACGAACCCCAAGCCGGCGACCCGCATGCAGCAGGGCACGGTGGCGGTGGCGAAGGTGGACCCGACCACCCTGGGCGTCCGCGGCGCGGCCCCGGAGATCACCACGAGCGCTTGCACGTACGACTCAGGAGCCCCGTACTTCACCGGAACCGAACTGGTCGCGGTGGAGGCGACCGGCCCGGGCTGCCCCCACGCGGGCATCGAAACAACGAGCCGAGCCGACATCCTGGCACCCTGGATCGCCAAAACGACGTCCTGA
- a CDS encoding S1 family peptidase — MRVRAVFSAALLTLAAGLATAGPAAAVANGSDVPAGTFQFAAKLTMTNIPKPDGTKYNSACSGALIAAKWIITAGHCFHDANRNRVSGPVPYPTSVLLGTVDQSTPGVTRNVVTVYQASANDIAIATLDADVTGITPLTVNRVTPSVGQSLTLAGWGSLTATNPTPSTKLQQGTVTVGQVAASTLGVRGVAPTTTTSACVYDSGAPYFVAGGSGGQLVSVESTGPDCPHNQLETTSRVDVVADWIASHVG; from the coding sequence ATGCGCGTCCGCGCTGTGTTCTCTGCTGCCCTTTTGACGCTGGCCGCCGGTCTCGCCACCGCGGGACCGGCGGCGGCCGTGGCCAACGGCTCCGACGTCCCGGCCGGGACGTTCCAGTTCGCCGCGAAGCTGACGATGACGAACATCCCGAAGCCCGACGGCACGAAGTACAACAGCGCGTGCTCCGGTGCGCTGATCGCCGCGAAGTGGATCATCACCGCGGGCCACTGCTTCCACGACGCCAACCGCAACCGCGTCTCCGGGCCGGTGCCGTACCCGACTTCGGTGCTGCTCGGCACGGTCGACCAGAGCACGCCGGGCGTGACGCGCAACGTCGTCACGGTGTACCAGGCGAGTGCCAACGACATCGCGATCGCGACGCTCGACGCGGACGTCACCGGCATCACGCCGCTGACGGTCAACCGGGTCACGCCGTCGGTGGGCCAGTCGCTGACGCTCGCCGGCTGGGGCAGTCTCACCGCGACCAACCCGACGCCGTCGACGAAGCTGCAGCAGGGCACCGTCACGGTCGGGCAGGTCGCCGCCTCGACGCTCGGCGTGCGGGGCGTCGCCCCGACGACGACCACCAGCGCCTGCGTGTACGACTCGGGTGCGCCGTACTTCGTCGCGGGCGGGTCCGGCGGGCAGCTGGTGTCCGTCGAGTCGACCGGGCCGGACTGCCCGCACAACCAGCTCGAAACCACTTCCCGGGTGGACGTCGTCGCGGACTGGATCGCTTCGCACGTCGGCTGA
- a CDS encoding FtsW/RodA/SpoVE family cell cycle protein produces MSQPAARAAEPLAAQFQTNPPRDVPTRRNTELVLLGFAAFIVTIALVLVEANQEQQLTWSIVWLGLAYLAIFAAAHLAVRKWAPYADPVLLPCVALLNGIGLVMIHRIDLALAERAAQNGKDYTPAVTAQVLFTVISLAFFVAVLVFVTDHRTLTRYGYTAGLVGIVALALPALLPSSLSEVNGAKVWLKLPGFSIQPGEFAKILLMIFFASFLVSKRDLFMVAGKKFLGVELPRARDLGPILIAAVACIGILVFEKDLGTSLLFFSVILMMLYVATERIIWVVLGLSFFVGGCLIAYNLFTHVQQRVANWLDPLATYDKLGGGYQIAQGLFGLGTGGIGGTGLGAGRPDMVPEANTDFITAAIGEELGFIGLAAVLMLYLLVAMRGMRSALAVRDTFGKLLGGGLAFTMVMQIFVVVGGVTKLIPETGITAPFLSKGGSSLLANYILVALLLRVSDAARRPASRPKPQAQPQAPIAEAHTVLVQRPPADGGQQA; encoded by the coding sequence ATGAGCCAGCCCGCCGCGCGCGCCGCCGAGCCGCTCGCCGCGCAGTTCCAGACGAACCCACCGCGCGACGTCCCGACCCGCCGCAACACCGAGCTGGTGCTGCTGGGGTTCGCCGCGTTCATCGTCACCATCGCGCTGGTGCTGGTCGAGGCGAACCAGGAGCAGCAGCTCACCTGGTCGATCGTCTGGCTGGGCCTCGCCTACCTCGCGATCTTCGCCGCGGCGCACCTGGCGGTGCGCAAGTGGGCGCCGTACGCGGATCCGGTGCTGCTCCCCTGCGTCGCGCTGCTGAACGGCATCGGCCTGGTGATGATCCACCGGATCGACCTGGCGCTGGCGGAACGGGCCGCGCAGAACGGCAAGGACTACACCCCCGCCGTCACCGCGCAGGTGCTGTTCACGGTCATCTCGCTGGCGTTCTTCGTCGCCGTGCTGGTCTTCGTGACCGACCACCGCACGCTGACCCGCTACGGCTACACCGCGGGCCTGGTCGGGATCGTGGCGCTGGCCCTGCCGGCGCTGCTGCCGTCGAGCCTGTCGGAGGTCAACGGCGCCAAGGTCTGGCTGAAGCTGCCCGGGTTCTCGATCCAGCCGGGCGAGTTCGCGAAGATCCTGCTGATGATCTTCTTCGCCTCGTTCCTGGTGTCGAAGCGCGACCTGTTCATGGTGGCGGGCAAGAAGTTCCTCGGCGTCGAGCTGCCGCGCGCCCGTGACCTGGGCCCGATCCTCATCGCCGCGGTCGCCTGCATCGGCATCCTGGTGTTCGAGAAGGACCTCGGCACGTCGCTGCTGTTCTTCAGCGTCATCCTGATGATGCTGTACGTCGCGACCGAGCGGATCATCTGGGTCGTCCTCGGCCTCAGCTTCTTCGTCGGCGGCTGCCTGATCGCCTACAACCTCTTCACGCACGTCCAGCAGCGCGTCGCCAACTGGCTGGACCCGCTGGCCACCTACGACAAGCTCGGCGGCGGCTACCAGATCGCGCAGGGCCTGTTCGGGCTCGGCACCGGCGGCATCGGCGGCACCGGGCTCGGCGCCGGCCGCCCGGACATGGTCCCGGAGGCCAACACCGACTTCATCACCGCCGCGATCGGCGAAGAGCTCGGCTTCATCGGCCTCGCCGCCGTCCTGATGCTGTACCTGCTGGTCGCGATGCGCGGCATGCGGAGCGCGCTCGCGGTGCGGGACACGTTCGGCAAGCTGCTCGGCGGCGGGCTGGCGTTCACCATGGTCATGCAGATCTTCGTCGTCGTCGGCGGGGTCACGAAACTCATCCCGGAGACCGGTATCACCGCTCCCTTCCTGTCGAAGGGTGGTTCGTCGCTGCTGGCGAACTACATCCTCGTCGCGCTGCTGCTCCGGGTCTCCGATGCCGCCCGGCGGCCCGCGTCCCGTCCGAAGCCACAGGCCCAGCCGCAGGCGCCGATCGCCGAGGCGCACACTGTGCTCGTCCAGCGACCGCCGGCGGACGGGGGCCAGCAGGCATGA
- a CDS encoding PP2C family protein-serine/threonine phosphatase: protein MTLVLRYAARSDRGLVRSSNQDSVYAGPRLLALADGMGGHAAGEVASKVVIASLAPLDDDEPRDDLLAQLREAVANGNAAIAELVSQDPDLDGMGTTLTAVLFAGTRLGLVHVGDSRAYLLRGGQFAQITRDDSFVNELLEQGRITPEEAAVHPQRSLLLKALTGHEVEPSLTVREARSGDRYLICSDGLSGMVSDETLTEAVQIPDPQQCADRMIELALKGGGTDNVTVIIADVVDVDFGEDAPIVGGAAGDGSDELHQGDSPAARARALTQPSPQPRPELPQPSVDPKAKRRKRFRWLAGALVVLIVLAAAAIATRYFVLSQYYVGEGADQEVVIYRGVPGSILGIDLHTYEQGSCPPNQVCTDKLRIDQLQEDARKYIDDFLQLHKRLNNCAPAGGQPSSTPTPTVTPTSTPSAPAGSTAPSSANQPAGRDCSTPSSTAPTTGGGN, encoded by the coding sequence ATGACTCTCGTCCTCCGCTACGCAGCCCGCAGCGACCGGGGCCTGGTGCGTTCGAGCAACCAGGACTCCGTGTACGCCGGCCCTCGCCTGCTCGCGCTCGCCGACGGTATGGGTGGCCATGCGGCGGGTGAGGTGGCCAGCAAGGTCGTCATCGCCTCGCTCGCCCCCCTCGACGACGACGAACCCCGCGACGACCTGCTCGCCCAGCTGCGAGAGGCGGTGGCGAACGGCAATGCCGCCATCGCCGAGCTCGTCTCGCAGGACCCCGACCTGGACGGCATGGGCACCACGCTCACCGCCGTCCTGTTCGCCGGGACCCGGCTGGGCCTGGTGCACGTCGGCGACTCGCGCGCCTACCTGTTGCGAGGTGGTCAGTTCGCGCAGATCACGCGCGACGACAGCTTCGTCAACGAACTGCTCGAACAAGGCCGGATCACGCCCGAAGAGGCGGCGGTGCACCCTCAGCGGTCGCTGCTGCTGAAGGCGCTCACCGGGCACGAGGTCGAGCCGAGCTTGACCGTGCGCGAAGCGCGCTCCGGCGACCGGTACCTGATCTGCTCGGACGGCCTGTCCGGCATGGTCAGCGACGAGACGCTGACCGAAGCCGTGCAGATCCCGGACCCGCAGCAGTGCGCGGACCGGATGATCGAGCTGGCGCTCAAGGGCGGCGGCACCGACAACGTCACGGTGATCATCGCCGACGTCGTCGACGTCGACTTCGGCGAGGACGCGCCCATCGTGGGCGGCGCCGCCGGGGACGGCAGCGACGAGCTGCACCAGGGCGATTCGCCCGCGGCCCGGGCCAGGGCGCTGACGCAGCCGTCGCCGCAGCCGCGGCCCGAGCTGCCGCAGCCGAGCGTGGATCCGAAGGCCAAGCGCCGGAAGCGGTTCCGCTGGCTCGCCGGTGCGCTGGTGGTCCTCATCGTGCTCGCCGCGGCCGCCATCGCGACCCGGTACTTCGTCCTGAGTCAGTACTATGTCGGCGAAGGTGCGGACCAGGAGGTCGTGATCTACCGCGGCGTTCCGGGCAGCATCCTCGGCATCGACCTGCACACCTACGAGCAGGGCTCGTGCCCGCCCAACCAGGTGTGCACGGACAAGCTGCGCATCGACCAGCTCCAGGAAGACGCGCGGAAGTACATCGACGACTTCCTGCAGCTCCACAAGCGCCTGAACAACTGCGCGCCGGCGGGCGGTCAGCCGTCCTCGACGCCGACCCCCACGGTCACGCCGACGTCCACCCCGTCGGCACCGGCCGGCTCGACTGCTCCGTCGTCGGCGAACCAGCCAGCGGGGAGGGACTGCTCGACGCCGAGTTCGACGGCACCGACGACGGGAGGCGGTAACTGA
- a CDS encoding FKBP-type peptidyl-prolyl cis-trans isomerase, producing the protein MTLEKPQIDRPEGNPPADLEITDITVGDGAEATPGKAVTVHYVGVSHSTGEEFDASWNRGEPLRFGLGAGQVISGWDQGVAGMKIGGRRKLVIPPHLGYGDRGAGGVIKPGETLIFVVDLVGVN; encoded by the coding sequence ATGACCTTGGAAAAGCCCCAGATCGACCGCCCCGAGGGCAACCCTCCGGCCGACCTCGAGATCACCGACATCACGGTCGGTGACGGCGCGGAGGCCACGCCCGGCAAGGCCGTCACCGTGCACTACGTCGGCGTCTCGCACTCGACCGGCGAAGAGTTCGACGCGTCCTGGAACCGCGGCGAGCCGCTGCGCTTCGGCCTCGGCGCCGGCCAGGTCATCTCCGGCTGGGACCAGGGCGTCGCGGGCATGAAGATCGGCGGCCGCCGCAAGCTCGTCATCCCGCCCCACCTGGGCTACGGCGACCGCGGCGCGGGCGGCGTCATCAAGCCGGGCGAGACCCTCATCTTCGTCGTCGACCTGGTCGGCGTTAACTGA